In Candidatus Binataceae bacterium, the genomic stretch GCCTGTACGATCTGAGCGGCAGCTATACCCGGCCGTTCGAACTCGCCGCCCTGCTGATGGTAGGTTCGGCGATCGCGGTTTCGATGGTACGGATACCGGATCTGCCCGCGCTCTCCGCGCCGGCGCGCGTGGCCGAAGCCTGAGGTAAGCCGAATGCCAGCGGGCTGCGCCGGCCTTTGCAGCGGCGGTGCAGCCGCCCTGCACGGAGAATCAGCTTTTGGAAAAAAAGGACGCCAGCGGGCCGTCTCTTTTGCTATTCTTGATTTGGAGCTAGGGCGGGAGCGAGAGCAATTGTGCAAGAATATTCCGGGAGGCAAAACCTGGAGGGCGATGGGGTTCCCCGTCGGTAGTGGAAGGGGTCGCTAGACGTGTAGGCTTTGAGAGGTGGGTATCCCGGCGCCGCCAACAAAGGAGCACGTTATGAGTGTGATGAGCGTGTTAGGAAAAAGCGGTGATACCGAAATCCGCTGGGATCCGGACAGTGGTGAGGGTCTGCAAACTGCCAAGCGCACGTTCGACGAAAAGACTGCGCGCCATGGCTACTTGGCCTTTGTCGAAGGGCCCAACGGCGATGGGGTTACCATGATCCGTAGCTTTGATCCCAAGGCCAAATCGATCATTCTTGCCCCTCGGCTGGTTGGGGGTTGAGACTGCGATGTGGGCGCGAAGCCGCGCCCGGTGGCGTCGCTGGGCGCGGCGTTGGAGAAACAGGCTGGGACGCTTCCTGCCCTCGCAAAGCGAGCGCGAATTGTTCAGCCCGCGTATTCGCTACCTGGACCGGCATGCGGTCATCTATGCGCACGATTCGGCCAGCCGGGAACGTGCGGCGCAGCTATTGGCGCGCCATCTGACCAGCCTCCAGCGCCGTTGTTTGCGCAAACGGGGCTTCTTCAGCGTTACCGGCAGAAGCGGTCGCCGTTATCGCGTGTGGGCTCGCCGTCAGCTCCCCGTAGAACTGATTGACGGGCGCCACACGCGTGCCCATCACAAGCCCTGGCTGTACTGCATCACTACCGACGGCTTGGCTGACGGCGAGGCCACGCTACCGTTAGCCGATCAGATGCTGGAACTGAAGCTTTGCCTAGAGGCAGACGAGGAATATTTCCTGATTACCAGCAACCCCAACTTTATTGAGGGCGTGAACGAGAAGAACGAGTTGCTGCGCAAGAGCTTTCTGGCCTCGCGTCGCGTCTGAGTCCTGCCTCGCGGCCAGGCGTAGCTATCCCAACGAACCGTTGGCATGGCGGGTACGGCCGGTCAAAGCCCGGGCCAGCGCGGCGGGCAGCAGTGTGCGGATGAGGCGGGGATAGTTGCGTGCCTGGCGTGGGTCCAATCGGATTGCACGCCACAAGCTGCGGCGCGCTTGAGCGCGCGCGCCGGCACCCATTTCGATTAGCCCTTTGTAGGCCAGCGCGCGCGCCGCGTAGGCGCGGCTTTCGCGTAGCAAGGGCTCACCTGCTCCGCCGTAACGCGCTCGAATGCGGGTGGCGAGGAGCGCAAAATTGTTGGCGTAGCGTGCCGCTCGCTCGGGATTCATCGTGGCCTGATAACACACCAGGGCTTGGTTCAGGTACACGAATTCGCCCCGGTCGCGCAGCCGAACAAAGAACTCCGCGTCCTCCCATCCCGGACGGCGAAAACTCGGATCGAAACCGCCTGCGGCCAGGAACTCAGCCCGTTTGATGACCGCGGTGCTGGGCAGAATCGGCCACCAGCGCGCCAGCATCTCGGCGCGGGAGGGCGCGTGCGCCATCGCCGCCGGGACCAAAGGATGCCCGTCGGGCTGCATCGCATCGCAATAGGCCATTACAGCCCCGCTCTTATCGCGAAGGGCTCGGATGGTTAGTTCAAGCTTCTGTTCCAGCCAGCGGTCGTCGGCATCCAGAAAAGACAGATAGTCGCCGCGCGCCGCCGCCGCACCAGCATTGCGGGCCCGTGCGGGGCCCTGATTGTCCTGCCTGATGAGCGTGATCCGGTCGCCGAAGGAAGCAAGTAGCGTCGCGGTGGCGTCGGTGGAACCGTCATCCACCACCACAATTTCGGCTGGCCGGTAGCTTTGCGCCATCGCGCTGCTCAGGGTCGCCGCCAGCGTGGCGGCACCGTTCCACACCGGAATAACTATGGAAGCGAGCGGATTAGCCACGGCGGCCCATATTAACACAGCTCAGGGGCCCGGCGTATGGTGACCAGCGATGCCAATAGGCAGCCGATTCAGATAGGCTTGAGTGCCGATGGGGATGCGGATTCTATATACCGAAAGCCCGGCCTGGGAGGGGCCGCTGCGGGCGGGCGAGCAGATTATCGCGAGCGACAGGTTCACCCTGAGCAAGGACATCCCGCGCAATCGGGCCGGCCTCCTGGTCCTTGACCACTTTGGCGTGGTCTTCGTCAAGCGGATGGCGGCCGCATCGTGGGTGCGTGGAATCGCCTGGCGCCTGCGCGGTTCGCCCGCTGCCCGCTCGCTGCGCGCGGCGCGAGAGCTGGCACAGACCGGATTTCTGTTTCCGCGCCCCCTGGCCGCCGCCGACTGCCTCGCGACCGGCGCGATTCGGGTAAGCTGGCTGTTCAGCGAGGCCCTGACGCAGGCCGCGATGTTTAGCGTCTTTCTGGATCGGCGCCGTGGCGGTCAGCGTCTGCAATGGCGATGGCGCCGCGCGGTATTGGCCGCTGTCGCCACCACCATTCGCCGGATGCACGAGGAGGGGCTGTTCAGCTCTGACTTGCAGGAAACTAATTTGATGCTTGAAGGAGAGCCCGAGCAGCTTCAAATCTACTTTGTGGACCTCGACGGTTTGCGCCGCTTGCCCCGGGTCTCGTGGCGGCGGCGGCGGCGCAACCTGGTCCAGCTCGATCGCAGCGTGGGCCGTTTCCTGAGCCGATCCGAGCGGCTTCATTTTCTGCGCGCCTATCTCGGAACGCCATGGCCGCCAGCGCGCCTGAAATCTCTGTTAGAAAAATTGGCACAGGAGCGCGCCCACAAGGATCGGGTTTACGCGCGCCGGCGCCAGCTCGCGCGGCCGGGGCGCTTCGAGCATAGCGCTAACGATCATCGGACAGTGGGTCTGTTCGGTCGCCTAAGCACGCCGAGCCGGGTAAATCGAAATGGCCTTTTCGATCAGTAACCGCCAATACGATCAGCATACCGAGCAGATCCATTCCTCGGGCGGGGAGCGGCTGCGCGACCTGGTGCTGGGGCTCAACGACGGCCTGGTCGCCTCTTTTGCCGTGACCTCGGGGCTGGCCGGCGCCGCGGTGCTCGCGCGCATCGTCGTGATGGCGGGGTTGGCGGAGATGCTGGGTGGGGCGGTCTCGATGGGACTGGCGGCCTTCATCTCGGCGCGCTCGCACGTCGAGTTTTATCAAAGCGAGATCGAGCGCGAGCGGCAGGAGATGGCGCGCTGGCCCGAGCGCGAGCGCGAGGAAATTCGTCATATCTACCGCGCCAAGGGCTTTTCCGGCCGCCTGCTGGACGAAGTCGTCACTCATATTACGGCCGACCCCGAGCGTTGGAGCAACGTCATGATGCGCGAGGAGTTGGGACTCAGCGGCGATTTCGAGTCACCCTGGCGCTCGGGTATCACGGTCGGCTTGGCCTATTTGCTCGGTGCCGCGATCCCGGTCATCCCTTATTTTCTCACCAATGCCGGCCGCGGCTTGCCCTGGTCGGCCGCGGCTACTTTGCTCACCTTGTTCGCGGTCGGCGCGGCCAAGACTGTTATCACCACCCGGCCATGGTGGCGCAGCGGCCTGGAGAGCGCCCTGACCGGGGCGGCCGCCGCCTCCGCTACTTTTTTCGCCGGCCGCCTGTTCGCCTTGCACTAAGGTTATGTCTTGCGCATGACTTGTGCATCTGCCGCGCTTGGCGATTGCCTCTTATCTGCCGTGTCTTAACTCCGCCGGTTGAAGATGGGGTGGACGTCCGCAAGGTAGCGCTATTGGCGCGGTGTGTAGGAAGGGTCCGAAGTTGTCGCTGGGGTGTCGGTGGTTTCCTGGGAGCGCGGCGCAGGCGATTCAAAGGTGGGCTTGGGTCGCCACGCGGCGCGTAACAGCTCGCCGATCCGATGGGCCGCACGGCGCGCCCATTGACGTTCGCCTGACCCGCCATTGACCGGCACTGTCAGCAGCAAAGCAGCCTTCTGGAATTGATCCTGAGCTTGGTGGAAGGCCGCGTGGTGCGCGGCCAGGGAACGTCCCGAGGCTTGCTCGAAGCGATCGATAGCGTCGCGAAACGCAAATTGAAGTTGTGCCGAGTCTTGTTCCCGCGCTTGCAAAGCACTGGAGGCCGCGCCGATTTCGGCCAACGCCTCCTCCACGGCCCTGCGCTGTGCTTCCAGCAAGCGTCCGGCGTCAAGTTCCCACCGTTGGGATTCCGCCCGCAGCTTGCCGAGACCGTCTTCGCAGCGAGCCAGCGCCGCCTGGGAAATGACGATCATCCCCAGCATCTCCGTCAAAAGCCGGCGGTTAGTTTCGCTCTGGATGAGAGCGCCGCGCGCTTTCCAAAACGTGAATAGAGCCGCGATCAGGGTCAGTAACGGCACGATCCCAACGGCGGCGACGGCAAGGTCGAAGACAAAGTTCGGGTCAGGCGACATGGCAAAAATTTTTATAGTCACATGCCACCGTGGTCCAGTCTCGCCCGGCTAGCAATTTTGATGGTCAATCCAGAGTTTTGTGGCTCGACAAACCAAAAGCTGTACGCCACGTCGAACGAGTCCTAGGGGCTTGGACGGGATGGATCTGGTTGGTTGGCGTTTACCAGACCTGGAGCCGGACTCCCTGGGATGGAGGTAATGCTCAACTCCCAGTTGCGAGGCATGGTTGCGCCCACAACTCAAGGATTACGGGGTTGACGCAAGGTTAATTTATACGCCTGGATGGCAAATCCGGGACGGTCAATCTGAAACCGCTCTCAGCCCGAGACCGGTCAAGCTGAACATTGGTGAACGGCGCTTCGCGCTAGACTCTACAGCCTGGCCGCCGGCTTGAGCGAAAAAAGGAGCTTGCTTTGCGTCCAAGGTCACGATGAATATCGGCGTTTCGCTGTCCTTTACCGCGAATACGCCCAGACCGGAAGTGCTGGCGGCGCGGTGCGAAGAATTAGGCTTTGAAACGCTGTTCGTGCCAACCTTTTACGCTCTCCCCGCCAATTACGGTACAACCCTTTCTTCAAGCGAGGTATACGCCGGCGTGCTGGACTCATTTTGCGTGCTGCAAATGGCGGCCACGGTGACCAGTCGGCTCAAAGTGGGCACAGGGGTTTACCCGCTGCCGTGGTCCGATCCTTTCCATCTAGCCAACCGCGCGCGCACCTTAGCGCTCTACAGCGGAGGCCGCTTTGTGTTCGGCGTTGGGGCCGGAGAGAGCGACAATCCGGCTGGCGGGCGCGCTATGAGCGCGGCGCAGCGCTGGTCGATCGTGGCGGAATACGTGCGCGTCATCAAGCAATTGTGGAGCACGCCGCGAGCCGGATTTCGCGGTCGCTGGGTAAGCTTCGCCCCCCATCCCCGAGCGTCGCTGCTGCCGCTATGTCCTCGTCCACCGATTCTGATTGGAGCGGGCGCAGTAGGCCGGCTGGCTTCACAGCGCGCGCTCAGGAACACTGTGGCGTTAGCCGAGGGCTGGGCTCCGGTGGCAATCAACCCACGGCGCCTGAGCGGCCAAGTCGCGCGCCTCAAACGAATGTGCGCCGAGGCTGGGCGGGATTTTAGCACGGTGGATATAAGCGTGTTCGCACCCCAAGAGGCGCCTACGCCGCGCCGCACGATCGAGCTTTACGCTGCCGCGGGAGCCCATCGCCTGGTCTTCGTGCGCCAACCCCCTATGGTGTCGATTCAAGCGCTGGAACTGCTGGCGCGCAATTACCTGGCATGAAGTTGCGAGGAGCTATTTCAGGCTTTGGGCAGGTCGCTGAGTTGGGCCATCTGACGGGATGGCGGGCGACGGCGGGAGTGGAAATGGTGGCGCTGCACGAACCGCAGGCGGCGCGCCGCCAAGCCGCCTTGCGTGCCTTTGACGGCAAAATCCGAGTCTATGAAGACCTGGAGTTGATGCTGGCGGGCGAAGCCCTGGATTTTGTCGATATCGCCAGCCCCCCTGCCGCCCACCTCGGCGCGATTACCCAGGCCTTGGCGGCCGGCGTCCATGTGCTGGTGGAAAAGCCCCTATGCTTGCCCCAGCAGGACGAGGCGCGCTTGTTGGCCCTGGCCGACGACGCGCAACGCTTGCTGATGTGCGTCCACAACTGGAAATATGCGCCTGCTTACCGCCAAGCCTTTGAGCTGATAAAGGCCGGCCGACTAGGCCAGATTCGTCATTGCGCGATGCTGCGCTTACGAACCGCGCCCGCGGGCGGGGCGCCCTGGCGGCTCGACCCGGACCAAGGCGGTGGCATCCTAATCGATCACGGCTGGCACTTGGCCTACCTGATGCCCTGGCTGATCGGCGCCGCGCCTACTCAGGTCAGCGCTCGCATCAACCACCTTGAAGGGTTGGACGATGGCGCCGATTTGATGGTGGAGTTTGCCAACCTGGCGAGCGCGTACGTACATCTCTCCTGGCATGCGCCGATTCGTCAGACCAGAGCTATCATTTACGGCGACGCGGGTTGGCTAGCGATTGGCGAGGACGCCCTAGAGCTTCGCTCGCGCCAGGGAGCGACGGAATTTTTTCCGGTGACCGACGCCCCGGATGATTCCTACCACGCAAGCTGGTTTGCTGCCACTGCCGCCCATTTCCTGGCCGCCTTGGAGCAGGGTCATCGCGGTGCTTTGGCTCGGGACAATCGCGCCGAGGTCCGGGCTGCTCTTGCTTGGCTGCGCGCGGCGCAGGCCTCCGCCATTACTGGCCGGGTACAGGCTGTGG encodes the following:
- a CDS encoding glycosyltransferase family A protein yields the protein MANPLASIVIPVWNGAATLAATLSSAMAQSYRPAEIVVVDDGSTDATATLLASFGDRITLIRQDNQGPARARNAGAAAARGDYLSFLDADDRWLEQKLELTIRALRDKSGAVMAYCDAMQPDGHPLVPAAMAHAPSRAEMLARWWPILPSTAVIKRAEFLAAGGFDPSFRRPGWEDAEFFVRLRDRGEFVYLNQALVCYQATMNPERAARYANNFALLATRIRARYGGAGEPLLRESRAYAARALAYKGLIEMGAGARAQARRSLWRAIRLDPRQARNYPRLIRTLLPAALARALTGRTRHANGSLG
- a CDS encoding VIT1/CCC1 transporter family protein gives rise to the protein MAFSISNRQYDQHTEQIHSSGGERLRDLVLGLNDGLVASFAVTSGLAGAAVLARIVVMAGLAEMLGGAVSMGLAAFISARSHVEFYQSEIERERQEMARWPEREREEIRHIYRAKGFSGRLLDEVVTHITADPERWSNVMMREELGLSGDFESPWRSGITVGLAYLLGAAIPVIPYFLTNAGRGLPWSAAATLLTLFAVGAAKTVITTRPWWRSGLESALTGAAAASATFFAGRLFALH
- a CDS encoding lipopolysaccharide kinase InaA family protein, with protein sequence MGMRILYTESPAWEGPLRAGEQIIASDRFTLSKDIPRNRAGLLVLDHFGVVFVKRMAAASWVRGIAWRLRGSPAARSLRAARELAQTGFLFPRPLAAADCLATGAIRVSWLFSEALTQAAMFSVFLDRRRGGQRLQWRWRRAVLAAVATTIRRMHEEGLFSSDLQETNLMLEGEPEQLQIYFVDLDGLRRLPRVSWRRRRRNLVQLDRSVGRFLSRSERLHFLRAYLGTPWPPARLKSLLEKLAQERAHKDRVYARRRQLARPGRFEHSANDHRTVGLFGRLSTPSRVNRNGLFDQ
- a CDS encoding Gfo/Idh/MocA family oxidoreductase; the protein is MKLRGAISGFGQVAELGHLTGWRATAGVEMVALHEPQAARRQAALRAFDGKIRVYEDLELMLAGEALDFVDIASPPAAHLGAITQALAAGVHVLVEKPLCLPQQDEARLLALADDAQRLLMCVHNWKYAPAYRQAFELIKAGRLGQIRHCAMLRLRTAPAGGAPWRLDPDQGGGILIDHGWHLAYLMPWLIGAAPTQVSARINHLEGLDDGADLMVEFANLASAYVHLSWHAPIRQTRAIIYGDAGWLAIGEDALELRSRQGATEFFPVTDAPDDSYHASWFAATAAHFLAALEQGHRGALARDNRAEVRAALAWLRAAQASAITGRVQAVGG
- a CDS encoding LLM class flavin-dependent oxidoreductase, which produces MNIGVSLSFTANTPRPEVLAARCEELGFETLFVPTFYALPANYGTTLSSSEVYAGVLDSFCVLQMAATVTSRLKVGTGVYPLPWSDPFHLANRARTLALYSGGRFVFGVGAGESDNPAGGRAMSAAQRWSIVAEYVRVIKQLWSTPRAGFRGRWVSFAPHPRASLLPLCPRPPILIGAGAVGRLASQRALRNTVALAEGWAPVAINPRRLSGQVARLKRMCAEAGRDFSTVDISVFAPQEAPTPRRTIELYAAAGAHRLVFVRQPPMVSIQALELLARNYLA